In Leptospira levettii, the genomic window TCTATGGTTTCAGAAAAATACGATGTAGATTGTTTTTTGTCTTTTGGATACCAGTCAAATCGATCATTTTTGTCTGGTGCCACATCACATAAAAATGGCCTCGGAAATTCATCTAACCTTCGTTCCAATAAATCTTCTGCAAAATATACGGAATCACGTAAAGCTTCTGGGGTAAAGCTTGGTGTTTGGATGATCCGATAAGGAGGTGTTGGCATATAAACGAGGCCTTCTTTAGCTGCATCTTTACGCATACTTGTGCCAGGCAATACAGAAAGTGGGAAGGCTTGTACCCATTCACCTAATCCATGTTCCAAGAAAAAATGAATCCCTCTTTCGACATCATCTGGAGTATCACCAGGAAGACCAATGATCAAATCAAGTAGTAGATCAATCCCTTCCCCTGCCAACATCTTGGCAACTTCTGCTACTTTATGAGGACTACCAAAACGTTTCACACGTTTTAAAGTTTCTTCATTCACAGACTGTAACCCAAGTTCAATCCGATTGAACCCAGCTTTTCTTAGTTTGTTGGCAAGTTTTGGAGTCACACCCTCTGATCGAAGTTCTGCGAACATGGTCATTTGGCCATCAGAATTCACTTCTGCAATTGCATCTAAAAAAGAATCAAAACCTGGTCTATGATTGAATGTTGGATCTAAAAATACAAGTTCCCGTGCCCCCTTTTCTTTTAAGTTTGATATCAAGTGGATAGTTTCTTTGATATCAAGTGTCCGAAGGTTTTGGGATGATTTTGGATAAAAACAATATGTACATTGAGACTTACAACCTCTAACGGTTTCTAAGTAAGTAGACCGTTTTGGATTCACTAACAAATGACCAGTTGTATAAGGTGATGGAAAATCCGTTAATGGAAAGTTAGCTGGCGATGGAATTCCAAATGGACTTAAAAAACCATCCTTTTTTCGATAGGCAACATTTTCTACATTCTCTAAAGATTCCTTGTTTAACAAAGCCTTCATCAAACTTCTAAAATTATGTTCTGCTTCTCCTGAGACTGCAATATCATATCCATCTTCTCCAAGAACATATGGATTGTCTTCGTTGACTTCTGGTCCACCGATTAGGATCTGAATCTCTGGGTTTCTCTTTTTGACTTCTTTGGCGATATAAAGACTTCGTTCTGTATTCCATAAATACAAAGAGAGTCCCAAAAAATCAGGACCTTCTTTACAGATTCGATCAATTAAGTCTTTATCCCCCAAAGAGTCTGTGTCTTCAGGCGAAATGACAGAAGGGATTATCCCTTGGATAGGATCTTCTTTGGATTCAAGGCAACTCGCCAAACTAGCAGCCGCTAGAGGAACATTTCCTGTAGCCGCAAAATAACTCGGTGGAGGAACGGGTAACTGCAAAAACTGGATTTTTGCCATATCTCTAACCAGTTTTCATGTTCCGATTGGTTCGGCAAAAACTTTCAGCTGCGAGACACGATTACATCGATAAATAAAATCAAATTCTCGGACAAGTTTCTAGCAAATGTCCGTAACATCATCCGTTCCGAAATGTCATGGTACATTTGAGAGAGAGTCCATGCGTCTCGGCTCGTTTTGGATTTATGTAAATGTTCAAAAAAATAAGGCCGAAACGACCAGTTTTTTCCAAGGATGGAATAATCAGGTTTCATTTCTCCCGTTTCCGACCTTGCATAATTGGGAGAAACTTGGAAACCCATATGGTTCGTAATGTACATCCGAAAAAAGTCCCCATCACCAAAGACGGATGTGGAAAAATCCTCTTTCCATTCCCAAATCCCATCTTCTTCCCCAAACCCCATCACAATTTCAGAAAGTTTATTTTTCCAAATGGTTTCCCATTCAATTTGATGGTTCATCTCTTTTTGTTTTCTTGCATGAAAGTATTCCAAAGAAGATTGCATTTCCGATCTGTATTCAAACCGACCAGAAAAATTCATCTCTGGTTTTGCAAAGTAATACCCTTGGATGTACCTGGCTCCGTAATTCAAAGCATTGTACAATTCATCTTCTGATTCAATTCCCTCAAATAACAGGCTACTACCGAGAGACTCACCTAATTTTGATAAGTTGAGTAATATCTCTTTAAAATTTCTTGAAAATGTAGATCTGCGTAACATCTGTAAATCCACTTTGATGATCTCAGGGTGAAATAAACCGATTCGATCTAAATTACTTGCCTCAGAACCCGCATCATCTACGGCGATGGAAAATCCTTCCTTTCTATACAAATTCAGAACAGGTTTTAAGAGTTCCAAATTATGGGGAAAACGTTCTTCGGTAATTTCAATCACGATCCTAGAAGGATCAAGTTCCACTTCTCTCACCATTCGAATGGTTTGAGGTAAGGTTGTTTCCAAATTAAGGAGAGCATGGTACAAAATGTTCGGTGATATGTTTAAAAAGAGTTTGGTTTCCGGAGGTGCTTCTTTTGCAAATTTCTGTAAGGCAGAAAATCGAATTTCTTCATCCACCTGTTTTTTCAGAAAAAACAATTCATCATAACCCAAGGTATGAGTGAGAAAAAAATCACCTAAACTAAATAAACCTTGGTCTGTGGACAATCGGCCGAGGAGTTCATAACCATAAATTCCAGTCGATTCAGAGGATAAAATAGGTTGGAAAACGGGTGTGAGTTCTCCACTGGCAAGCCACTCTTTCCACTCGCGAACCAGTTTATGACTTTCACTTTCTATTTGCATAGAGGGGTACATACATTCCTGTTGCAAGAACGGTACCAATGAGCAATGTAGTGAAGATTACTGCATCATGCTTGTTTTTTTAGCATTAGAGAACAAGGATTGTAAAAATCTGTAATTTTTGTAGAAGTTTTTAGCAAAATGGTAAAAAAAAAGCCACCCAAGTCTCCTTGAGTGGCTTCCGAACAGAAAGTATCAATTACTTGATGTCTCTTGCTCTTGTTTTGAATGAGTCATCCAATTTTGGCTTTTTAGAAGGTTTTGGTTCTTCTACCACTGGCTGAGTCGGTTGTTTCACTTCTTCAGAGGCACAGTTGATCATAAATACAGCCAATAAAGCAATGATTAGCATAGACGAAATTTTTTTCATGTATTTGCTCCTTAGACTAAACTGTCGAATTTCGTAAATAAGTCGAGGAAAAAACGATGATTCTGAATATGGAGGAGATATGACAGTAAAGTCGCAGTTTTTTGTGTTCGAAGGGATCGATGGTTCAGGGAAAACAACAGTTTCTAAAAGAGTTTCTGAAATTCTAAATGAAAAATTGTTCCCAAATGTCTGGCACAGGGAACCTACCGATAGTGTTTTCGGACAAAAAATCCGAGAATTCCTCCAAGGTAAAATCAAACTCAACCAAGAAGAACAGTTAAAACTTTTTTTACAAGATAGAGAACTATCAGTTCAGGACATCATCTTACCAACGTTAAAGAATGGTAAGTCAATTGTACAAGACAGATACTATTTTTCAACTGCAGCTTACCAAGGTAGAGACGAAGAACATGCTGCGGACATTTTGTACATGAATGAAGACAAAGGTTTCCCAGAACCAAACCATGTTTATTTTTTAGACTTATCTCCAGAAGAGGCCTTAGAGAGAAGGAATACTCGTGGAGGAAAACAAGAAGTGTTTGATGAAAGTTCCGAACAAACGCGTATTTACCAAAACTATCTGGCAATTTTACCTGAATCGACAATTTTTGTAGATGCTACTGCCGATTTAGATGAGGTTGTTTCCTTTTGTGTTGAGGATATTTTAAAATCACTTTCCGTCTGATTTGTCTTTAGTCACACGAAAGACCATCATGTCTCCCATTTGGAACCATTTCACAAAACGATCAAAAAATGCCTTTCGCAATCGAAAGAAAACGCTGGCATTTTTTCGGCTTGTGAGTCCACTTCCATAGGTAAAGGCTTTGGGAGATTTGTATCCAAGCGAAATGAGTAACTGTTTTAATCCTGAAAAAGAATAATAATATAAATGTTCTGGTACATTTAAATACCTCCAATGGATTCCATTCCATTTTGCAAGGAATCCATACCGACAAGTAGACAAAATCAGAATTCCACCAGGTAACAAGTGTTTCATAATTTTTTCTAACGTTTCTTTTGGTTTGTGTAAATGTTCGATTGTAGCCCAAAGAGTAATGACATCAAATTGGTTTTGGTAACCAAGGTCCCATTCTAAAAAATTTTCTTGGAAAATCGAAAGTCCAAGAGTTTCCCTAGCATACTTAACAGGACCATCTGCAATTTCAATGCCTTTGGCATCATACCCTCTTTCTTTCATATATGCGA contains:
- a CDS encoding B12-binding domain-containing radical SAM protein, translated to MAKIQFLQLPVPPPSYFAATGNVPLAAASLASCLESKEDPIQGIIPSVISPEDTDSLGDKDLIDRICKEGPDFLGLSLYLWNTERSLYIAKEVKKRNPEIQILIGGPEVNEDNPYVLGEDGYDIAVSGEAEHNFRSLMKALLNKESLENVENVAYRKKDGFLSPFGIPSPANFPLTDFPSPYTTGHLLVNPKRSTYLETVRGCKSQCTYCFYPKSSQNLRTLDIKETIHLISNLKEKGARELVFLDPTFNHRPGFDSFLDAIAEVNSDGQMTMFAELRSEGVTPKLANKLRKAGFNRIELGLQSVNEETLKRVKRFGSPHKVAEVAKMLAGEGIDLLLDLIIGLPGDTPDDVERGIHFFLEHGLGEWVQAFPLSVLPGTSMRKDAAKEGLVYMPTPPYRIIQTPSFTPEALRDSVYFAEDLLERRLDEFPRPFLCDVAPDKNDRFDWYPKDKKQSTSYFSETIERGTRHQSVWFHTDSLSKDRLEIMDVIEKKIEAEPFCTIDFVIPLLEVPKLNEISSLENLLHSKRNSYLAKTLEYRGENLQHRLVFVFPEGKDSFWNWRDSFTGEESFLVYERIHPETISKLDPEDSFFYLVSGETITTKDWELLKQLDPEAITFTSRNWEEKWSMEVLGYGEL
- a CDS encoding EAL domain-containing protein, whose product is MQIESESHKLVREWKEWLASGELTPVFQPILSSESTGIYGYELLGRLSTDQGLFSLGDFFLTHTLGYDELFFLKKQVDEEIRFSALQKFAKEAPPETKLFLNISPNILYHALLNLETTLPQTIRMVREVELDPSRIVIEITEERFPHNLELLKPVLNLYRKEGFSIAVDDAGSEASNLDRIGLFHPEIIKVDLQMLRRSTFSRNFKEILLNLSKLGESLGSSLLFEGIESEDELYNALNYGARYIQGYYFAKPEMNFSGRFEYRSEMQSSLEYFHARKQKEMNHQIEWETIWKNKLSEIVMGFGEEDGIWEWKEDFSTSVFGDGDFFRMYITNHMGFQVSPNYARSETGEMKPDYSILGKNWSFRPYFFEHLHKSKTSRDAWTLSQMYHDISERMMLRTFARNLSENLILFIDVIVSRS
- the tmk gene encoding dTMP kinase, which gives rise to MTVKSQFFVFEGIDGSGKTTVSKRVSEILNEKLFPNVWHREPTDSVFGQKIREFLQGKIKLNQEEQLKLFLQDRELSVQDIILPTLKNGKSIVQDRYYFSTAAYQGRDEEHAADILYMNEDKGFPEPNHVYFLDLSPEEALERRNTRGGKQEVFDESSEQTRIYQNYLAILPESTIFVDATADLDEVVSFCVEDILKSLSV
- a CDS encoding class I SAM-dependent methyltransferase, which translates into the protein METIPCNTCGKLSFSHLHTKNSPLGESFSIVSCDHCGLVQVNPQPSLLEVKKYYDDSYFTQRTERGYDNYYSSDLRKEISRVFQLNLQDLDFFHWEKNRIQVKQSEITKLSSLDIGCAAGYFVAYMKERGYDAKGIEIADGPVKYARETLGLSIFQENFLEWDLGYQNQFDVITLWATIEHLHKPKETLEKIMKHLLPGGILILSTCRYGFLAKWNGIHWRYLNVPEHLYYYSFSGLKQLLISLGYKSPKAFTYGSGLTSRKNASVFFRLRKAFFDRFVKWFQMGDMMVFRVTKDKSDGK